A genomic region of Branchiostoma lanceolatum isolate klBraLanc5 chromosome 4, klBraLanc5.hap2, whole genome shotgun sequence contains the following coding sequences:
- the LOC136433424 gene encoding protein phosphatase 1A-like isoform X3, with translation MGAFLDKPKTEKVNEHGSGNGLRFGLSCMQGWRVEMEDSHTSVLGLPHGLKDWSFFAVYDGHAGANVSMYCSENLLDSITNNKDFKGTDQPAGQITPSVENVSEGIRTGFLLLDEKLRTLPELENGVDKSGSTAVCCIISPTHIFFANCGDSRGVLSRNGKCEFFTKDHKPFHPTERERIQNAGGSVMIQRVNGSLAVSRALGDFEYKCVDGLGACEQLVSPEPEITVQERTDKDEFVVLACDGIWDVMSNDEVCDFVRSRMQLTDNLESIANQVVDTCLYKGSRDNMSIVLLAFPNAPKVSQEAIQKEGELDERLERRIGEIVNTSEPGEVDLAYIMHVLCYEEIEGLPPGGGLVSKRQTIEEILHRLCPNTRPDDNANGEDSW, from the exons ATGGGGGCATTTCTGGACAAGCCAAAGACAGAGAAAGTGAACGAGCACGGTTCTGGGAACGGCCTGAGGTTTGGTTTGAGTTGCATGCAGGGATGGCGAGTGGAGATGGAAGACTCCCACACGTCAGTGCTGGGCCTGCCGCACGGTCTCAAGGACTGGTCCTTCTTTGCCGTGTATGATGGCCACGCGGGCGCAAACGTCTCTATGTATTGTTCAGAGAACCTTCTGGACTCTATCACTAACAACAAAGATTTCAAAGGCACTGACCAGCCTGCAGGGCAGATTACCCCTTCAGTCGAAAATGTGTCGGAAGGAATTCGAACAGGGTTCCTCTTGCTGGACGAGAAGCTTAGGACGTTGCCAGAACTAGAGAACGGGGTCGACAAGAGCGGCTCCACAGCAGTGTGTTGCATTATCTCACCCACACACATATTCTTTGCCAATTGCGGCGATTCAAGAGGTGTGTTATCCAGGAATGGGAAGTGTGAGTTCTTCACCAAAGATCACAAGCCATTCCACCCTACAGAGAGAGAGCGCATTCAGAATGCCGGCGGTAGTGTTATGATCCAGAGAGTCAACGGTTCGCTAGCTGTTTCCCGTGCACTAGGTGATTTTGAGTACAAGTGTGTAGATGGGCTAGGTGCATGTGAGCAGCTGGTCTCCCCAGAGCCAGAGATCACGGTACAAGAGAGGACCGATAAAGATGAGTTTGTTGTCCTGGCATGCGATGGGATCTGGGATGTGATGAGCAATGATGAAGTGTGCGATTTCGTGCGGTCCCGTATGCAGTTGACTGACAACCTGGAGAGCATCGCGAATCAAGTGGTGGACACCTGCCTGTACAAG GGGAGCCGAGACAACATGTCCATCGTGCTGCTGGCCTTCCCCAACGCGCCCAAGGTGTCACAGGAGGCCATTCAGAAGGAGGGGGAGCTGGATGAGAGGCTGGAGAGGAGGATTGGAG AGATTGTGAACACCAGCGAGCCAGGTGAGGTGGATCTGGCCTACATCATGCACGTGCTGTGCTATGAGGAAATCGAGGGGCTCCCACCAGGAGGGGGTCTGGTCTCCAA ACGGCAGACCATTGAGGAGATCCTGCACAGACTTTGCCCCAACACCAGGCCTGATGAC AATGCCAATGGTGAAGATTCATGGTGA
- the LOC136433427 gene encoding uncharacterized protein CXorf65 homolog, which produces MFITVRYGENKSEIFNPKCRVLLLLKAIRDKCGCEHGDTIDLADETGEVMELASHPGDYASNYLPERATFILIKVEKECEGGEEDVRYLPLFKGPGLSKTFHARLNRRRRISDLVDMVSERRTSHSSRLLSRTSSRRLSVPVIKSTPKSPNKGATGRAGAVSTGGLKRDLVTGLKKSS; this is translated from the exons ATGTTTATTACAGTAAGGTACGGAG AAAACAAGTCGGAGATCTTCAACCCCAAATGTCGAGTTCTGCTCCTGCTCAAAGCTATTAGGGACAAGTGTGGCTGTGAGCATGGTG ACACGATAGATCTTGCCGATGAGACGGGAGAAGTGATGGAGCTGGCCAGCCATCCCGGGGACTACGCCTCCAACTACCTGCCCGAACGCGCCACTTTCATCCTCATCAAAGTAGAAA AAGAGTGTGAAGGGGGTGAGGAGGATGTCCGGTACCTGCCGCTGTTCAAGGGCCCCGGCTTGAGCAAGACCTTTCATG CACGGTTGAACAGACGCAGAAGGATTTCCGACCTGGTTGACATGGTAAGTGAACGTCGGACTAGCCACAGCAGTCGCCTCCTCTCCAGGACTTCCAGCAGACGGCTGTCCGTACCCGTCATCAAGTCTACACCCAAGTCACCGAACAAGGGCGCCACCGGGCGGGCGGGAGCCGTATCTACAGGTGGCCTGAAACGAGATTTGGTAACAGGGCTCAAGAAAAGTTCGTAG
- the LOC136433424 gene encoding protein phosphatase 1A-like isoform X2, protein MGAFLDKPKTEKVNEHGSGNGLRFGLSCMQGWRVEMEDSHTSVLGLPHGLKDWSFFAVYDGHAGANVSMYCSENLLDSITNNKDFKGTDQPAGQITPSVENVSEGIRTGFLLLDEKLRTLPELENGVDKSGSTAVCCIISPTHIFFANCGDSRGVLSRNGKCEFFTKDHKPFHPTERERIQNAGGSVMIQRVNGSLAVSRALGDFEYKCVDGLGACEQLVSPEPEITVQERTDKDEFVVLACDGIWDVMSNDEVCDFVRSRMQLTDNLESIANQVVDTCLYKGSRDNMSIVLLAFPNAPKVSQEAIQKEGELDERLERRIGEIVNTSEPGEVDLAYIMHVLCYEEIEGLPPGGGLVSKRQTIEEILHRLCPNTRPDDEDSEQNANGEDSW, encoded by the exons ATGGGGGCATTTCTGGACAAGCCAAAGACAGAGAAAGTGAACGAGCACGGTTCTGGGAACGGCCTGAGGTTTGGTTTGAGTTGCATGCAGGGATGGCGAGTGGAGATGGAAGACTCCCACACGTCAGTGCTGGGCCTGCCGCACGGTCTCAAGGACTGGTCCTTCTTTGCCGTGTATGATGGCCACGCGGGCGCAAACGTCTCTATGTATTGTTCAGAGAACCTTCTGGACTCTATCACTAACAACAAAGATTTCAAAGGCACTGACCAGCCTGCAGGGCAGATTACCCCTTCAGTCGAAAATGTGTCGGAAGGAATTCGAACAGGGTTCCTCTTGCTGGACGAGAAGCTTAGGACGTTGCCAGAACTAGAGAACGGGGTCGACAAGAGCGGCTCCACAGCAGTGTGTTGCATTATCTCACCCACACACATATTCTTTGCCAATTGCGGCGATTCAAGAGGTGTGTTATCCAGGAATGGGAAGTGTGAGTTCTTCACCAAAGATCACAAGCCATTCCACCCTACAGAGAGAGAGCGCATTCAGAATGCCGGCGGTAGTGTTATGATCCAGAGAGTCAACGGTTCGCTAGCTGTTTCCCGTGCACTAGGTGATTTTGAGTACAAGTGTGTAGATGGGCTAGGTGCATGTGAGCAGCTGGTCTCCCCAGAGCCAGAGATCACGGTACAAGAGAGGACCGATAAAGATGAGTTTGTTGTCCTGGCATGCGATGGGATCTGGGATGTGATGAGCAATGATGAAGTGTGCGATTTCGTGCGGTCCCGTATGCAGTTGACTGACAACCTGGAGAGCATCGCGAATCAAGTGGTGGACACCTGCCTGTACAAG GGGAGCCGAGACAACATGTCCATCGTGCTGCTGGCCTTCCCCAACGCGCCCAAGGTGTCACAGGAGGCCATTCAGAAGGAGGGGGAGCTGGATGAGAGGCTGGAGAGGAGGATTGGAG AGATTGTGAACACCAGCGAGCCAGGTGAGGTGGATCTGGCCTACATCATGCACGTGCTGTGCTATGAGGAAATCGAGGGGCTCCCACCAGGAGGGGGTCTGGTCTCCAA ACGGCAGACCATTGAGGAGATCCTGCACAGACTTTGCCCCAACACCAGGCCTGATGAC GAAGATTCGGAACag AATGCCAATGGTGAAGATTCATGGTGA
- the LOC136433424 gene encoding protein phosphatase 1B-like isoform X1, producing MGAFLDKPKTEKVNEHGSGNGLRFGLSCMQGWRVEMEDSHTSVLGLPHGLKDWSFFAVYDGHAGANVSMYCSENLLDSITNNKDFKGTDQPAGQITPSVENVSEGIRTGFLLLDEKLRTLPELENGVDKSGSTAVCCIISPTHIFFANCGDSRGVLSRNGKCEFFTKDHKPFHPTERERIQNAGGSVMIQRVNGSLAVSRALGDFEYKCVDGLGACEQLVSPEPEITVQERTDKDEFVVLACDGIWDVMSNDEVCDFVRSRMQLTDNLESIANQVVDTCLYKGSRDNMSIVLLAFPNAPKVSQEAIQKEGELDERLERRIGEIVNTSEPGEVDLAYIMHVLCYEEIEGLPPGGGLVSKRQTIEEILHRLCPNTRPDDGRYLRSTFLKPMKLLKEPQADPDP from the exons ATGGGGGCATTTCTGGACAAGCCAAAGACAGAGAAAGTGAACGAGCACGGTTCTGGGAACGGCCTGAGGTTTGGTTTGAGTTGCATGCAGGGATGGCGAGTGGAGATGGAAGACTCCCACACGTCAGTGCTGGGCCTGCCGCACGGTCTCAAGGACTGGTCCTTCTTTGCCGTGTATGATGGCCACGCGGGCGCAAACGTCTCTATGTATTGTTCAGAGAACCTTCTGGACTCTATCACTAACAACAAAGATTTCAAAGGCACTGACCAGCCTGCAGGGCAGATTACCCCTTCAGTCGAAAATGTGTCGGAAGGAATTCGAACAGGGTTCCTCTTGCTGGACGAGAAGCTTAGGACGTTGCCAGAACTAGAGAACGGGGTCGACAAGAGCGGCTCCACAGCAGTGTGTTGCATTATCTCACCCACACACATATTCTTTGCCAATTGCGGCGATTCAAGAGGTGTGTTATCCAGGAATGGGAAGTGTGAGTTCTTCACCAAAGATCACAAGCCATTCCACCCTACAGAGAGAGAGCGCATTCAGAATGCCGGCGGTAGTGTTATGATCCAGAGAGTCAACGGTTCGCTAGCTGTTTCCCGTGCACTAGGTGATTTTGAGTACAAGTGTGTAGATGGGCTAGGTGCATGTGAGCAGCTGGTCTCCCCAGAGCCAGAGATCACGGTACAAGAGAGGACCGATAAAGATGAGTTTGTTGTCCTGGCATGCGATGGGATCTGGGATGTGATGAGCAATGATGAAGTGTGCGATTTCGTGCGGTCCCGTATGCAGTTGACTGACAACCTGGAGAGCATCGCGAATCAAGTGGTGGACACCTGCCTGTACAAG GGGAGCCGAGACAACATGTCCATCGTGCTGCTGGCCTTCCCCAACGCGCCCAAGGTGTCACAGGAGGCCATTCAGAAGGAGGGGGAGCTGGATGAGAGGCTGGAGAGGAGGATTGGAG AGATTGTGAACACCAGCGAGCCAGGTGAGGTGGATCTGGCCTACATCATGCACGTGCTGTGCTATGAGGAAATCGAGGGGCTCCCACCAGGAGGGGGTCTGGTCTCCAA ACGGCAGACCATTGAGGAGATCCTGCACAGACTTTGCCCCAACACCAGGCCTGATGAC GGTCGGTACCTACGCTCTACTTTCCTAAAACCCATGAAATTGTTAAAAGAGCCTCAGGCCGACCCCGACCCCTAG